One segment of Anaerolineae bacterium DNA contains the following:
- the sucD gene encoding succinate--CoA ligase subunit alpha: MAILIDRNTRLLVQGITGQQGLFHTRQMIAYGTNVVGGVTPGKGGQWVEGKPVFDTVRTAREATGANTSVIYVPAPAAADAILEAIDAGIELIVAITEGIPIQDMMMVRRVLEQSSSRLVGPNCPGLLTPGQSKVGIMPGHIAMPGSVGVVSRSGTLTYEAIYALTRRGIGQSTCVGIGGDPINGTNFIDVLQMFEEDPDTDKVVLIGEIGGTDEQKAAAYIAQHMTKPVVAFIAGRKAPEGRTMGHAGAIVEGGVGTAAEKIARFNEVGVPVAETPDQIADLVYA, encoded by the coding sequence ATGGCCATTCTGATTGACCGCAATACGCGGCTGCTGGTGCAGGGCATTACAGGGCAGCAGGGACTGTTCCATACCCGCCAGATGATCGCCTATGGCACGAATGTAGTGGGTGGTGTTACGCCGGGCAAGGGTGGCCAGTGGGTGGAAGGCAAGCCCGTTTTTGATACTGTGCGAACGGCCAGGGAAGCCACCGGAGCCAATACCAGTGTGATCTATGTTCCTGCCCCTGCCGCAGCGGATGCCATCCTGGAAGCAATCGATGCCGGGATCGAGTTGATTGTTGCCATTACAGAGGGGATTCCCATCCAGGACATGATGATGGTGCGCCGGGTGCTGGAGCAGTCGTCGTCCCGCCTGGTAGGTCCTAACTGTCCCGGCCTGCTCACCCCCGGTCAGTCCAAGGTCGGCATTATGCCGGGCCATATTGCCATGCCCGGTTCGGTGGGGGTAGTGTCGCGCAGCGGTACCCTGACGTATGAAGCAATCTATGCCCTGACCCGGCGAGGAATCGGGCAGAGCACCTGCGTGGGCATCGGCGGCGATCCGATCAATGGCACGAATTTCATCGATGTGCTCCAGATGTTTGAAGAGGATCCCGACACGGATAAGGTTGTGCTGATCGGCGAGATCGGTGGCACTGACGAACAGAAGGCAGCAGCTTACATTGCCCAGCACATGACCAAGCCGGTAGTGGCGTTCATCGCAGGCCGCAAAGCACCTGAAGGCCGGACGATGGGCCATGCCGGGGCGATTGTGGAAGGCGGGGTTGGGACGGCGGCGGAGAAGATCGCCCGCTTCAACGAAGTCGGGGTGCCAGTGGCGGAGACACCGGATCAGATCGCTGATCTGGTGTATGCCTGA
- a CDS encoding tetratricopeptide repeat protein, with translation MSDRGNSPMGRAWRSHSVGRDDTAIEEFRKLVAAAPDDIDALYGLGMALRSAGQGQEAREIFNKVLALLSKQEASTDDDANRLQMLRRMTQQQLSLIKG, from the coding sequence ATGTCAGACAGAGGGAACAGTCCCATGGGCCGCGCCTGGCGTTCGCATTCGGTAGGCCGCGACGACACTGCAATCGAGGAATTCCGCAAGCTGGTCGCCGCTGCACCGGATGACATTGATGCGCTGTACGGGTTGGGCATGGCGCTGCGCAGTGCCGGGCAGGGGCAGGAAGCCCGCGAGATTTTCAATAAGGTGTTGGCGTTGCTTTCCAAGCAGGAAGCCAGCACTGACGATGACGCTAACCGACTTCAGATGTTGCGCCGGATGACTCAGCAGCAACTTTCCCTGATCAAAGGCTGA
- a CDS encoding uroporphyrinogen decarboxylase, translated as MLSKRERLERTFAGEETDRVPVALWRHWPGDDQRAADLAASTLEFQRRYDWDFVKISPASSFCLTDYGVQDRWVGNLEGTREYTRHVVNRTLDWTALRVLDPRRGALGRQLEATRLILDGLPEDVPAIHTIFSPLAQARHLVGAQEMLIEHIRTAPERVHTGLNIITESTLRFLSELGRTRLAGIYYAVQLANYAFLTEEEYRTFGRPYDLRILEALSSKWWFNMLHLHGDELPMFDLFVDYPVQAINWHDCDAGPDLATAKTRFSGAVCGGLSHWNPVHNGTPAEIREQVLRALEQTGRRRFILSTGCVMMITTPWSNIRAIRESVEASA; from the coding sequence ATGCTTTCCAAGCGCGAAAGGCTGGAAAGAACCTTCGCCGGAGAGGAAACGGACCGCGTGCCGGTGGCCCTATGGCGACACTGGCCCGGTGACGACCAGCGAGCGGCTGATCTGGCGGCCTCGACGCTGGAGTTCCAGCGGCGCTATGACTGGGATTTTGTCAAGATCTCTCCAGCCAGTAGCTTTTGCCTGACGGATTACGGCGTGCAGGATCGCTGGGTTGGCAACCTGGAAGGGACCCGCGAGTACACCCGGCATGTGGTGAACCGTACGCTGGACTGGACGGCGCTGCGCGTGCTGGATCCGCGGCGGGGGGCGCTGGGCCGGCAACTGGAGGCAACGCGCCTGATCCTGGATGGCCTGCCGGAAGATGTCCCGGCTATCCACACAATCTTCAGCCCGCTGGCCCAGGCGCGGCATCTGGTGGGCGCGCAGGAGATGCTGATTGAGCATATCCGCACTGCCCCGGAACGGGTGCACACCGGCCTGAATATTATCACGGAAAGCACGCTGCGCTTCCTCAGCGAACTGGGTCGCACGCGCCTGGCCGGGATCTATTACGCAGTGCAGCTGGCGAACTACGCCTTCCTGACTGAAGAGGAATACCGTACCTTTGGCCGCCCGTACGATTTGCGCATCCTGGAAGCACTGAGCAGCAAATGGTGGTTTAACATGCTCCATTTGCACGGCGACGAGCTGCCGATGTTCGACCTGTTTGTGGATTACCCGGTGCAGGCAATCAACTGGCACGATTGCGACGCCGGGCCTGATCTGGCTACCGCCAAGACCAGGTTCTCCGGCGCGGTATGCGGAGGGTTATCTCACTGGAATCCTGTCCACAATGGCACACCGGCTGAAATTCGAGAGCAGGTGCTCAGGGCGCTGGAGCAAACCGGCCGGCGGCGCTTTATCCTCTCAACTGGCTGTGTGATGATGATCACCACACCCTGGTCGAATATCCGCGCCATCCGGGAATCTGTCGAAGCCTCTGCCTGA
- the rsmD gene encoding 16S rRNA (guanine(966)-N(2))-methyltransferase RsmD, protein MVSMRVIAGKAKGRSLKMVPGTGTRPIMDRVKEALFNILWAEVPGSAWLDLFAGTGAVGIEALSRGAARVVFVDSAGLAIRTIQENLARTGLAEGAQVIQADAFSYLSRPAAQQFDVVYIAPPQYQGLWQKALLKLDERPDWLNPEAIVVVQIDPREQETITLRTLEAYDERRYGQTLLWFFEHPGQ, encoded by the coding sequence ATCGTGTCCATGCGGGTGATTGCTGGGAAGGCTAAAGGGCGTTCGCTGAAGATGGTGCCCGGCACAGGGACGCGCCCGATCATGGATCGGGTCAAAGAGGCGCTGTTCAACATCCTGTGGGCCGAAGTACCCGGTAGCGCCTGGCTGGACCTTTTCGCCGGGACCGGGGCGGTGGGCATCGAAGCGCTCAGCCGCGGGGCAGCCAGGGTGGTTTTTGTCGACAGCGCAGGGTTGGCAATCAGAACGATCCAGGAGAATCTGGCCCGCACAGGGTTGGCAGAGGGCGCCCAGGTGATCCAGGCCGATGCTTTCAGCTACCTGAGCCGTCCGGCTGCCCAGCAGTTTGATGTGGTCTACATCGCCCCGCCACAGTACCAGGGGCTGTGGCAGAAGGCGCTGCTCAAGCTGGACGAACGCCCGGACTGGCTGAATCCGGAAGCGATAGTGGTGGTGCAAATCGACCCTCGCGAACAGGAAACTATCACCCTCAGGACGCTGGAAGCCTACGATGAACGTCGCTACGGGCAGACGCTGCTGTGGTTCTTCGAGCATCCGGGGCAATGA
- a CDS encoding CCA tRNA nucleotidyltransferase: MTDLLLAPRPSPRPLHWPAIVYTLQRILADDPQEIYLVGGVVRDAFWGLPAHDIDLVAAQDAFRIARRIANALNGAFYRLDPERETGRALVQAEGQQVIVDVANFRGGSLLDDLTGRDFTLNAAAAPLRAIGDDVIDPLQGLHDAQNRLLRRCSPHAIASDPVRALRAIRLSVRFRLHIEPETLADIRREGPGLTRVSPERVRDEFMALLGGQRPAAALRSLDTLGLLRLVIPEVEALRGASCPSALPADAWTHTLQIIDRLEAILQTISPARTDSTAAQVGLGMIVYYLDRFRAALQEHLRQQWPNERAHAALLMLAALLLASPAEAVAMRGEALRLSRHEIERLQAVVRCTWWPDQLAAQPAITRREIYRFWRDCGPAGVDACLLGLASYLAAAGPTLATADWSHYLESISVLLEGYFPPDGTPRITDLPTLVTGRDLMRRLGLQAGPEVGDLLEQIREAQAAGEISTTPEALTLARQIRANKQPR; this comes from the coding sequence ATGACTGATTTGCTTCTGGCACCCCGGCCGTCCCCACGCCCCCTTCACTGGCCCGCCATTGTCTATACCCTGCAGCGCATCCTCGCTGATGACCCGCAGGAGATTTACCTGGTCGGCGGCGTCGTCCGTGACGCCTTCTGGGGACTACCGGCACACGACATTGATCTGGTGGCCGCTCAGGATGCTTTTCGCATTGCCCGCCGCATTGCCAACGCCCTCAACGGCGCGTTCTACCGTCTTGACCCGGAACGCGAGACCGGGCGGGCACTCGTCCAGGCTGAAGGACAGCAGGTCATCGTCGACGTTGCTAACTTCCGCGGCGGCAGTCTGCTGGATGACCTGACCGGACGCGACTTCACCCTGAACGCCGCAGCTGCTCCGCTGCGTGCCATTGGCGATGACGTGATCGATCCACTGCAGGGCCTGCACGACGCCCAGAATCGCCTTCTGCGCCGTTGCAGCCCGCACGCGATCGCCAGCGATCCCGTACGGGCGCTGCGCGCCATCCGCCTGAGCGTCCGTTTCAGGCTGCATATCGAGCCTGAAACCCTGGCCGACATCCGCCGGGAAGGGCCGGGCCTCACCCGCGTTTCCCCGGAACGGGTACGCGACGAGTTCATGGCTTTGCTTGGTGGGCAGCGTCCGGCTGCCGCCCTGCGCTCGCTGGACACCCTGGGACTGTTGAGGCTGGTGATCCCGGAGGTGGAAGCGCTCCGCGGCGCATCCTGCCCGTCGGCCCTCCCGGCTGATGCCTGGACCCACACCCTCCAGATCATTGACCGGCTGGAAGCTATCCTGCAGACGATCAGCCCGGCCCGGACGGATAGCACAGCTGCTCAGGTCGGCCTGGGGATGATCGTCTACTACCTGGATCGCTTCCGCGCCGCGTTGCAAGAACACCTGCGCCAGCAGTGGCCCAACGAGCGCGCCCATGCCGCCCTGCTGATGCTGGCCGCCCTGTTGCTGGCATCTCCGGCGGAAGCCGTTGCGATGCGTGGCGAGGCCTTGCGCCTGAGCCGGCATGAGATCGAACGGTTACAGGCCGTTGTTCGTTGCACATGGTGGCCGGATCAACTGGCGGCCCAGCCAGCGATCACGCGGCGGGAGATCTACCGCTTCTGGCGGGATTGCGGCCCGGCAGGGGTAGACGCCTGTCTGCTGGGTCTGGCCAGCTATCTGGCCGCCGCTGGTCCAACGCTTGCCACTGCCGACTGGAGCCACTATCTGGAAAGCATCAGCGTGCTGCTGGAAGGGTACTTCCCCCCTGACGGAACCCCGCGCATCACCGACCTGCCGACGCTCGTCACTGGCCGCGATCTTATGCGCCGGCTGGGCCTTCAGGCCGGGCCGGAAGTCGGCGACCTGCTGGAGCAAATTCGTGAAGCGCAGGCGGCAGGCGAGATTTCAACGACCCCCGAGGCGCTCACCCTGGCCAGGCAAATCCGGGCCAACAAACAGCCCCGCTAG
- the hpt gene encoding hypoxanthine phosphoribosyltransferase — protein MPRPYQEYLQEILIDEATLQKRIAELGQQISRDYAGMTDLLLICILKGGVLFLTDLMRHIDIPHHIDFMAVSSYGAQARQSSGAVRIEMDLHTDIANRHLLIVEDIIDSGHTLSYILRTLEARQPADVKICTLLSKRERREIDIKVDYIGFEIPNKFVFGYGLDLDEYYRNLPFIGVVRAEAYASQSADA, from the coding sequence ATGCCCAGACCTTACCAGGAATATCTGCAGGAAATTCTGATTGACGAAGCAACGCTGCAAAAACGCATCGCCGAACTTGGCCAGCAAATCTCCCGTGACTATGCCGGGATGACTGACCTGCTGCTGATCTGCATCCTCAAAGGCGGTGTTCTGTTTCTCACGGATTTGATGCGCCATATTGACATACCGCATCACATTGACTTCATGGCCGTCTCCAGCTATGGCGCCCAGGCGCGGCAATCCTCCGGCGCCGTCCGCATCGAGATGGACCTTCATACGGATATTGCCAACCGCCACCTGCTGATCGTCGAAGACATCATCGACAGCGGCCATACCCTCAGCTACATCCTGCGCACGCTGGAAGCACGCCAGCCGGCGGATGTGAAGATTTGCACCCTGCTCAGCAAGCGCGAGCGCCGCGAGATCGATATCAAGGTGGATTACATTGGCTTCGAGATTCCCAATAAATTCGTGTTCGGCTACGGCCTGGACCTCGACGAATACTACCGCAACCTGCCTTTCATCGGCGTTGTCCGTGCGGAGGCATACGCGAGCCAATCGGCAGACGCATGA
- the greA gene encoding transcription elongation factor GreA has protein sequence MVEEMYLTEEGAARLRMELEELINVKRPELARRLREAKEMGDLSENADYIDAKEQQGFLEGRIRYIEHVLRTAVIVSDDEAAADVVRIGSTVTIQTPGESPETYTIVGAAEASPRDGKISHESPLGAALLGARVGQKITYRAPAGVMKYHVLEIHQ, from the coding sequence ATGGTAGAGGAAATGTACCTGACTGAAGAAGGCGCGGCCAGGCTGCGGATGGAACTGGAAGAGCTGATCAATGTCAAACGTCCGGAGCTAGCCCGCCGGCTCAGAGAGGCCAAGGAAATGGGAGACCTCTCCGAGAATGCTGACTACATTGATGCCAAAGAACAGCAGGGATTCCTGGAGGGCCGCATCCGTTACATCGAGCATGTGCTGCGCACGGCGGTCATTGTTTCTGACGACGAAGCGGCTGCCGATGTGGTGCGAATCGGTTCTACGGTGACGATCCAGACGCCGGGCGAGTCGCCGGAGACCTATACCATCGTTGGCGCGGCTGAGGCCAGCCCTCGTGATGGGAAGATTTCCCATGAAAGCCCCCTGGGGGCAGCGCTACTGGGGGCCAGAGTGGGGCAGAAGATCACCTACCGTGCTCCGGCAGGCGTCATGAAGTACCACGTGCTGGAGATCCATCAGTAG
- the topA gene encoding type I DNA topoisomerase, with translation MQAYCMKCKTKRELAGAEAVYTAAGKPATRGKCPVCGTTLFRMGRTDAHAHLPKPEPTASDGRKKPARHKNARPAGDPVSLHGRLVIVESPAKARTIQRFLGKRYTVKASVGHVRDLLRSRLSVDVENDFAPEYRVPNEKRQVVKELKEAAARAKEIYLATDPDREGEAIAWHLMAAADIDESRAHRVVFHEITERAIAEAFAHPHKINTNLVNAQQARRILDRLVGYNITELLWQKVRNRLSAGRVQSIASRLVVDREREIRNFVPEEYWTLDVELAKQKANNGARNKPQSFVARLIKINDQDAAFRVEEEVKPHLEVLQQSAYVVQEVVHGTRQRRPAPPFTTSTLQQEASRRLNFNARRTMSVAQQLYEGIDLGTLQVGLITYMRTDSTTIAAEAQQEARAYIVANFGESFAPKHPPTYRTRAKSAQEAHEAIRPTSVERTPDSLKAYLSRDQYQLYNLIWQRFVASQMANAVYTTQRVDILAGPVDQPDRPYLFRASGSQLKFPGFLRVYEEASDQEADPDNDIGKVLPELATGELLRLLRLLPAQHFTQPPPRYTEATLVKALEENGIGRPSTYAPTVAVIQNRDYVTRDGRYLVPTETGELVNDLLVKHFPEIMDINFTAKLESQLDHIAAGKEDWVPFLRKFYGPFAHELEQARQRIPNQVQEKAIGRNCPRCGSPLVLRHGRYGKFIGCSAYPECRYTEPWLEKIGVACPVDGGDLVEKKTRGGRTFYGCANYPACNFTTWKRPLPSPCPNCGGLLVEQNKNHALCTACGQQYRRDDLPEQATEGIATSQE, from the coding sequence ATGCAGGCATATTGCATGAAGTGTAAGACCAAACGCGAGCTTGCCGGAGCAGAAGCTGTATACACAGCGGCTGGCAAGCCCGCCACGCGAGGAAAGTGCCCCGTCTGCGGGACGACACTCTTTCGCATGGGCAGGACTGACGCGCATGCGCACCTCCCGAAACCGGAGCCAACCGCCAGCGACGGACGAAAGAAGCCTGCCAGGCACAAGAATGCCCGGCCTGCTGGCGATCCAGTTTCGCTTCATGGTCGGCTGGTGATCGTGGAATCGCCGGCCAAGGCCCGTACCATCCAGCGTTTTCTGGGCAAGAGATACACGGTCAAAGCCTCTGTCGGCCATGTGCGCGATCTGCTGCGCTCGCGTCTGTCGGTCGACGTGGAGAATGACTTTGCGCCGGAATATCGCGTCCCCAATGAAAAGCGCCAGGTGGTCAAAGAGCTGAAAGAAGCCGCAGCCAGGGCAAAAGAGATCTATCTGGCTACCGACCCTGACCGCGAAGGCGAAGCCATCGCCTGGCACCTGATGGCGGCGGCGGACATCGACGAAAGCCGCGCCCATCGTGTGGTCTTCCATGAAATCACCGAGCGGGCCATCGCGGAGGCCTTCGCCCACCCGCACAAAATCAACACCAACCTGGTGAATGCCCAGCAGGCCCGGCGCATCCTGGATCGGCTGGTCGGTTACAACATCACCGAACTGCTGTGGCAAAAGGTGCGTAACCGTCTCTCCGCCGGGCGCGTGCAGAGCATCGCCTCCCGGCTGGTAGTCGACCGCGAGCGGGAGATCCGGAACTTCGTCCCCGAGGAATACTGGACGCTGGATGTCGAACTGGCCAAACAGAAAGCTAACAATGGCGCTCGCAACAAGCCGCAGAGCTTCGTAGCACGGTTGATCAAGATCAACGATCAGGATGCAGCTTTCCGGGTTGAGGAAGAGGTCAAACCACACCTGGAGGTTCTGCAGCAGAGTGCTTACGTGGTGCAAGAAGTCGTCCATGGCACACGCCAGCGCCGCCCCGCCCCACCTTTCACCACCAGCACCCTGCAGCAGGAAGCGTCCCGCCGCCTGAATTTCAACGCTCGCCGGACTATGAGCGTCGCCCAGCAGCTTTACGAGGGCATCGATCTGGGCACGCTGCAGGTCGGGTTGATCACCTACATGCGCACGGACAGCACCACCATTGCTGCCGAAGCCCAGCAGGAAGCCCGCGCCTACATCGTGGCGAACTTCGGCGAATCCTTCGCGCCAAAGCACCCGCCCACTTACCGTACTAGGGCCAAGAGCGCCCAGGAAGCGCACGAAGCCATCCGCCCGACCAGCGTCGAACGGACGCCGGATAGTCTGAAAGCCTATCTCAGCCGGGATCAATATCAGCTTTACAATCTGATCTGGCAGCGATTCGTGGCCAGTCAGATGGCCAACGCCGTCTACACAACCCAGCGTGTTGACATCCTGGCCGGCCCGGTAGATCAACCGGACCGTCCGTATCTGTTCCGGGCCTCAGGCAGCCAGCTCAAATTCCCCGGCTTCCTGCGCGTATACGAGGAAGCCTCCGATCAGGAGGCCGATCCTGATAATGATATCGGTAAGGTACTTCCGGAACTTGCCACCGGGGAGTTGCTGCGCCTGCTGCGCCTGCTCCCGGCCCAGCACTTCACTCAACCACCTCCACGCTATACTGAGGCCACCCTGGTCAAAGCGCTGGAGGAAAACGGCATCGGGCGGCCCAGCACCTACGCCCCGACAGTCGCTGTCATCCAGAACCGCGATTACGTCACCCGCGATGGTCGCTACCTGGTGCCAACGGAGACCGGTGAACTGGTCAATGATCTGCTGGTCAAGCACTTCCCGGAGATAATGGATATCAACTTCACCGCGAAGCTGGAAAGCCAGCTCGACCACATCGCCGCCGGCAAAGAAGACTGGGTTCCCTTCTTGCGCAAGTTCTATGGCCCGTTTGCCCACGAACTGGAGCAGGCGCGGCAGCGCATTCCCAACCAGGTTCAGGAGAAGGCCATTGGCCGCAACTGCCCCCGCTGCGGCAGCCCGTTGGTGCTGCGCCATGGGCGCTACGGCAAATTCATTGGCTGTTCGGCCTATCCAGAATGTCGCTATACCGAGCCGTGGCTGGAGAAAATCGGCGTCGCCTGCCCGGTAGATGGCGGCGACTTGGTCGAGAAGAAGACACGCGGCGGGCGCACATTCTACGGCTGCGCCAACTACCCCGCCTGCAACTTCACCACCTGGAAACGCCCCCTGCCCTCCCCCTGCCCCAACTGTGGTGGTCTGCTTGTCGAGCAGAACAAGAACCACGCCCTGTGCACTGCCTGCGGGCAGCAGTACAGGCGTGACGACCTGCCGGAACAGGCCACCGAGGGCATCGCCACCTCCCAGGAATAA
- a CDS encoding mannose-1-phosphate guanylyltransferase — MSDYTMTDLLNHYYALIMAGGGGTRLWPLSRKSHPKQMLPLIDDQQSMFQLTVRRLQPLLPPERIYVVTGPEMAPKLQADVPEIPLENYVIEPFGRNSGPAAALGTMVITERDPDALIAALSADHHIANTERFREVLAAAAELAASKTMIVTLGISPSRPAIEFGYIKRGQLLGQVSGFDCYRADSFTEKPGIETALRYVSSGLYSWNSGMFIWTGRHIMEEFARQRPDIYNLIEQARQHLGSDDFTARLTPLWEQMPNISLDYAIMEKASAIAVIPVDIGWSDVGSWELLYEVLAADRNGNVARGQGKGHIQIDTANTLIISNRLVVTIGVEDLVVVDTDDVVLVCHRNRAQDVREVVQQLRDKGADAYL; from the coding sequence ATGAGTGATTACACCATGACTGATCTTCTCAACCATTACTATGCACTGATCATGGCCGGCGGCGGCGGTACCCGCCTGTGGCCGCTCAGCCGCAAATCCCATCCCAAGCAGATGCTGCCGCTCATCGACGACCAGCAGAGCATGTTCCAGCTCACGGTGCGCCGTTTGCAGCCGCTCCTGCCTCCTGAGCGAATCTATGTGGTCACCGGCCCAGAGATGGCCCCCAAGCTTCAGGCGGATGTGCCGGAGATTCCGTTAGAGAATTACGTGATCGAGCCATTCGGTCGCAACAGCGGCCCTGCCGCTGCCCTGGGCACGATGGTCATCACCGAACGCGATCCGGATGCGCTGATCGCTGCCCTGTCCGCAGACCACCATATCGCCAACACGGAACGCTTCCGCGAGGTACTGGCCGCCGCGGCGGAGCTTGCCGCCAGCAAGACGATGATCGTTACCCTGGGCATCTCGCCATCCCGCCCGGCCATTGAGTTCGGGTACATCAAGCGTGGGCAACTGCTTGGCCAAGTCAGTGGATTCGACTGCTACCGGGCTGACAGTTTCACCGAGAAACCCGGCATCGAAACCGCCCTTCGGTATGTCAGTTCCGGTCTCTATAGCTGGAACAGCGGCATGTTCATCTGGACTGGCCGCCACATTATGGAGGAATTCGCCCGGCAGCGGCCAGATATCTACAATCTGATCGAACAGGCGCGGCAGCACCTGGGTTCCGACGATTTTACCGCCCGCTTGACTCCCCTCTGGGAGCAAATGCCCAACATCTCCCTCGACTACGCAATCATGGAAAAGGCGTCGGCCATCGCTGTGATCCCGGTTGACATTGGCTGGAGTGATGTGGGAAGCTGGGAACTCCTGTACGAGGTGCTGGCGGCAGATCGAAACGGCAATGTCGCGCGTGGACAGGGCAAGGGGCACATTCAGATCGACACCGCCAACACCCTGATCATCAGCAACCGTCTGGTGGTAACCATCGGCGTAGAAGATCTGGTCGTTGTAGATACCGACGATGTAGTGCTGGTTTGCCACCGCAATCGCGCCCAGGATGTGCGGGAAGTGGTGCAGCAGCTACGGGATAAAGGCGCTGATGCGTATCTTTAA
- the dprA gene encoding DNA-protecting protein DprA: MSGLLSCLPGNRCAPESARPVGKGFPAEGARLSARKYWIGFNHVAGIGPARLKMLAAYFPSLEAAWHADEHSLARAGLDQRTIAGLVETRRKLDLDAIQRRLDDLGASALTLEDADYPPLLKELPDAPPVLYVQGTLTDRDRWAIALVGTRKASHYGRDTAFQLAFDLAREGLTVVSGLALGIDAAAHQGALEAGGRTIAVLPCGIDTVYPPEHRQLARQVADQGALVTEFPPGTGAESKNFPPRNRLISGLSLGVVVVEAPEKSGALLTAESAAEQGREVFAVPGPATSATSKGSNRLIQDGARLVMSIDDILTELNLTREAAQTRVEVAQIAPSSDQERQILQQLSAEPVHIDDLCRQLNLPVAAVSSTLALMELKGMIRQVGHMQYILAAGPKAPYILD; encoded by the coding sequence ATGTCCGGCCTGCTATCCTGTCTGCCCGGCAATCGCTGTGCGCCGGAGAGCGCCCGGCCAGTCGGCAAGGGGTTCCCGGCGGAGGGAGCACGCTTGAGCGCGCGCAAATACTGGATCGGGTTCAACCATGTCGCGGGTATCGGGCCAGCACGCCTGAAAATGCTGGCCGCGTACTTCCCCTCTCTGGAAGCCGCCTGGCATGCTGACGAACACAGCCTGGCCCGGGCAGGCCTGGACCAACGCACCATCGCCGGCCTGGTCGAAACGCGCCGCAAGCTTGATCTGGACGCCATCCAGCGCCGGCTGGACGACCTGGGAGCCTCGGCCCTCACCCTTGAAGACGCCGATTACCCACCGCTCCTAAAGGAACTCCCAGACGCCCCTCCGGTGTTGTATGTCCAGGGCACGCTGACTGACCGCGATCGCTGGGCGATCGCGCTTGTTGGTACCCGCAAGGCCAGCCATTATGGCCGTGATACCGCATTCCAGCTGGCTTTTGACCTGGCCAGAGAAGGGCTGACGGTGGTCAGCGGGCTGGCGCTGGGCATCGATGCCGCGGCCCATCAGGGTGCGCTTGAGGCTGGCGGGCGCACCATCGCTGTGCTGCCCTGCGGGATCGACACGGTTTACCCGCCAGAACACCGTCAGCTGGCCCGCCAGGTCGCTGATCAAGGTGCACTGGTGACGGAATTCCCACCCGGCACAGGAGCGGAAAGCAAGAACTTCCCGCCGCGCAACCGCCTGATCAGCGGCTTATCGCTGGGGGTAGTTGTTGTGGAAGCTCCGGAAAAAAGCGGGGCGCTGCTGACCGCGGAAAGCGCCGCCGAACAGGGACGAGAGGTCTTTGCCGTCCCCGGCCCGGCGACCAGCGCCACCAGCAAAGGAAGCAACCGCCTGATCCAGGATGGCGCCAGGCTGGTCATGAGCATTGACGACATCCTGACCGAACTGAACCTGACGAGGGAAGCCGCCCAGACCCGTGTCGAGGTCGCCCAGATCGCTCCTTCCAGCGATCAGGAGCGTCAGATCCTGCAACAATTAAGCGCGGAGCCGGTGCACATCGATGATCTGTGCCGCCAGCTCAATCTGCCTGTGGCAGCGGTCAGCAGTACGCTGGCCCTGATGGAACTCAAAGGCATGATCCGGCAGGTGGGCCATATGCAATACATCCTTGCCGCTGGCCCTAAAGCACCCTATATACTGGACTGA
- the rimM gene encoding 16S rRNA processing protein RimM produces the protein MAPDPRQPANRPEAGRQPASQPAFLVLGRLLRPHGVRGEMLLQVITHYPERIADLETVFIGPDPYDRQTAIGFTVVRTRRHRGQLLITLKGIDTREDADTYRNQYLMVALDDAVPLEEDEYYLFQVLGARVVTTTGEDLGRVTDVLETGANDVFVVTGGLRGEVLIPDIADVVLEVDVENGRITVALLPGLLPD, from the coding sequence ATGGCCCCTGATCCACGCCAGCCTGCAAACCGTCCGGAGGCGGGCCGCCAGCCCGCCTCACAGCCTGCCTTCCTGGTACTGGGCCGGCTCCTGCGCCCGCATGGCGTGCGCGGTGAGATGCTCCTGCAGGTGATCACCCACTACCCTGAGCGCATCGCCGACCTGGAGACCGTCTTCATCGGCCCCGACCCTTACGACCGGCAGACAGCGATCGGCTTCACGGTGGTGCGGACACGCCGCCATCGCGGCCAGCTCCTGATCACACTGAAGGGGATCGATACACGCGAGGACGCTGATACCTACCGTAACCAGTACCTGATGGTGGCCCTGGACGACGCCGTGCCCCTGGAAGAGGATGAGTACTATCTCTTTCAGGTTCTTGGAGCGCGTGTCGTTACGACAACCGGCGAGGACCTGGGTCGTGTCACCGATGTCCTGGAGACGGGAGCCAACGATGTCTTCGTAGTGACCGGCGGGCTACGCGGCGAGGTGCTCATCCCCGATATCGCGGATGTCGTGCTCGAAGTCGATGTGGAGAACGGCCGGATCACCGTCGCCCTCCTCCCTGGCCTGTTGCCGGACTGA